The following coding sequences lie in one Chryseobacterium culicis genomic window:
- a CDS encoding universal stress protein, with protein MKTIIVCTDFSHEAENATHYAASMAKENKYRIILFNLQTVSVHALNAQASADFFYTQTLKNQKKLEDKAAQLSSLYAIEAAHHLASGNFIEELENCIELHECDFIVMGMAEKTLEQRILGNSVTRAIHRIKKPILIVPAHIEYTGIRKILFAYDTHKSMTWSAMNDIYHFINEFNAEIEVFNVSERLEDFAEVIHDIDLNSGYDLDDIKYSFKMIQSIEVIKAIEEEIRLTSPDLLTMVPYKYNLVESLFHRSKTAIMAYKNKIPLLSIPLNID; from the coding sequence ATGAAAACAATAATTGTCTGCACAGATTTTTCTCACGAAGCTGAAAATGCCACGCATTACGCAGCATCTATGGCAAAAGAAAATAAATATAGGATTATCCTTTTTAATCTTCAAACGGTTTCTGTTCATGCCTTGAATGCACAGGCTTCGGCCGATTTTTTCTATACCCAAACGCTTAAAAATCAGAAAAAGCTGGAAGATAAAGCTGCTCAACTCAGCTCCCTGTATGCCATTGAAGCTGCCCATCATCTGGCTTCCGGCAATTTTATTGAAGAGCTCGAAAATTGTATAGAGCTTCACGAATGCGATTTTATAGTGATGGGAATGGCAGAAAAAACTCTTGAGCAAAGGATTTTAGGAAATAGTGTGACAAGGGCGATCCATAGAATTAAAAAGCCAATCCTCATTGTTCCTGCCCACATAGAATATACGGGAATCAGGAAAATTTTATTTGCCTATGATACTCACAAAAGCATGACTTGGTCTGCCATGAATGATATTTACCATTTTATTAATGAATTCAATGCTGAAATTGAGGTATTCAATGTAAGTGAAAGGCTGGAAGATTTCGCAGAGGTTATTCATGATATTGACCTGAATTCCGGCTATGATCTGGATGATATTAAATACAGTTTTAAGATGATTCAATCCATTGAGGTCATCAAGGCTATTGAGGAAGAAATAAGGCTGACGAGTCCGGATCTGCTGACCATGGTTCCCTACAAATACAATCTTGTGGAATCTCTTTTCCACCGGAGTAAAACAGCCATTATGGCTTATAAGAATAAAATACCATTACTATCAATTCCCCTAAACATAGATTAA
- a CDS encoding sensor histidine kinase, whose amino-acid sequence MNRISTIRKNIVRNKKILSTMKRRLVIWAVAVVTFCVFSYLIDPFDPVWKEYLDAPLRMILEDASWIVFFSIIISEVSIFIDRTLNKLLPWSNRTVKRLLIQCLIQIVGSVMIVIIINAIVDCTSVTLPDMDSRKEYTLLGQWIATNIVISLIISAFNTVDYLLENWKKTAVEAAQHKLRASKHKQAAMAAELQALKLQIDPHFIFNNLSVLSELILEDQQLGYDYSEKFARVYRYLLVNSKKDIIAVEEELKFLESYIFLIEKRIGEGVIFKIDIQEEYRSRFTLPLSLQLLVENAIKHNQTSKVNPLEIQVYTNSEGELVVSNTFLPLINKPDSSGVGLTNIIARYEILGYPKPVIEKTEDKFIVKLPLI is encoded by the coding sequence ATGAATAGGATTTCTACCATCAGAAAAAATATAGTACGGAATAAGAAGATTCTTTCTACCATGAAGAGAAGGCTCGTAATCTGGGCAGTAGCGGTAGTTACTTTCTGTGTTTTTTCCTATCTTATTGATCCTTTTGATCCCGTTTGGAAAGAATATTTGGATGCTCCGCTGAGGATGATTCTGGAAGATGCCTCATGGATTGTCTTTTTTTCTATCATCATTTCAGAAGTAAGTATATTTATTGACAGGACACTTAATAAGCTGCTTCCCTGGAGTAACAGAACCGTAAAGCGATTGCTCATTCAATGTTTGATTCAGATCGTGGGCAGTGTTATGATTGTGATTATTATTAATGCAATTGTAGACTGTACTTCTGTAACATTACCTGATATGGATTCCCGTAAAGAATATACCCTTCTTGGGCAGTGGATTGCAACCAATATTGTAATATCGCTGATTATCAGTGCGTTTAATACCGTGGATTATTTACTTGAAAACTGGAAAAAAACGGCAGTAGAAGCTGCCCAGCATAAATTGAGAGCATCCAAACATAAACAGGCTGCTATGGCAGCAGAACTTCAGGCTCTAAAGCTGCAGATAGATCCCCATTTTATTTTCAATAACCTGAGTGTGTTGTCAGAGCTCATTCTGGAAGATCAGCAGCTGGGTTATGATTATTCAGAGAAGTTTGCAAGAGTGTACAGATATCTGTTGGTTAATTCCAAAAAAGATATCATTGCAGTAGAAGAGGAGCTGAAATTTTTAGAATCCTACATCTTTCTGATTGAAAAAAGAATTGGTGAAGGAGTGATATTCAAAATAGATATTCAGGAAGAATACAGATCAAGATTTACGCTTCCTCTGTCTTTACAGCTGTTGGTGGAAAATGCCATTAAACATAACCAAACCTCAAAGGTAAATCCACTGGAAATACAGGTGTATACAAATTCTGAAGGAGAGTTGGTGGTTTCCAATACGTTTCTGCCTTTAATCAATAAGCCGGATTCCTCAGGAGTAGGGCTCACCAATATTATTGCACGGTACGAGATTTTGGGATATCCTAAGCCTGTGATTGAAAAAACTGAAGATAAATTTATTGTAAAACTCCCATTGATATGA
- a CDS encoding LytR/AlgR family response regulator transcription factor — protein MKINKVLIVEDERPNADRLKRLLLKLRPHIEILSVEDSITSTVHWLENNVVPDVIMMDVRLADGLSFEIFNKHEIKSAVIFTTAYDEYAVQAFKYNSVDYLLKPIEEEELDAALKRYETFMEAVPVVGTAIEGLLNYIQPKDYRKRFLIAHRDGYKTVLAEDILYFYTELGISKAMLNTGVVENVPQTLEELEKQLDPKFFFRANRQFIIHINSVKQIFNHFNGKLKLELRKQPEMEVIVSREKASIFKSWMDY, from the coding sequence ATGAAGATTAATAAAGTTTTAATCGTTGAAGACGAAAGACCGAATGCTGATCGATTAAAAAGACTGTTGTTGAAGTTAAGACCCCATATCGAAATCCTGTCTGTAGAAGACTCGATTACTTCAACAGTACACTGGCTGGAAAATAATGTCGTTCCGGATGTTATTATGATGGATGTGCGCCTTGCGGATGGGCTCAGCTTTGAAATATTTAACAAGCATGAAATTAAAAGTGCGGTCATATTCACCACAGCCTATGATGAATATGCAGTGCAGGCATTTAAATACAACAGCGTAGATTACCTTCTGAAACCTATTGAAGAAGAAGAACTGGATGCTGCTTTAAAACGCTATGAAACCTTTATGGAAGCCGTTCCGGTAGTGGGAACAGCCATCGAAGGACTGCTGAATTATATCCAGCCGAAAGATTACAGAAAACGGTTTTTAATAGCCCATAGAGACGGCTATAAAACCGTTCTGGCAGAAGATATTTTATACTTTTATACGGAATTGGGAATCAGCAAAGCCATGTTGAATACCGGAGTTGTAGAGAACGTTCCACAGACGCTGGAAGAACTTGAAAAACAGTTAGATCCTAAATTCTTTTTCCGGGCTAACAGACAATTTATCATTCATATCAATTCTGTAAAACAGATTTTTAATCATTTTAATGGAAAATTGAAGCTGGAACTGAGAAAACAACCTGAAATGGAAGTGATTGTAAGCCGGGAAAAAGCTTCCATTTTCAAATCCTGGATGGATTATTAG
- a CDS encoding efflux RND transporter periplasmic adaptor subunit produces MNYRKGYLVLSLTAAAILYSCGSGNSQENAQQMQQALPTDFIQVKSGDAEVSTGYPGSIEGQDNVDIKAQVTGYLEAVYIKEGQYVSKGQTLFRINPSVYNEQVNTNEAALKSALAAQETARLEVEKLKPLVEGKVVSDMQLKTAQASYKAASAQVAQAQSSLGSSKINANFTYIKAPVSGYIGRIPNRVGNLISPSDASPLTTLSSINSVNVYFSMNEADFIAHSRSAASGNTAENVELILADGSTYALKGQLENASGNFDRNTGSIQMKAVFQNPDKLLRAGGTARVMIHNALNGVVKLPKTSVKDIQDRFFVYKLNGKDKVKMTQITVSGSTSQDYFIKEGVSAGDRIAINRIDALTDGAQVVATTVPLK; encoded by the coding sequence ATGAATTACAGAAAAGGATATCTGGTACTTTCACTTACGGCTGCAGCGATACTTTACTCGTGTGGTTCCGGTAACAGCCAGGAAAATGCCCAGCAAATGCAGCAGGCATTGCCTACAGATTTTATCCAGGTGAAGTCCGGAGATGCTGAGGTGTCTACAGGATATCCGGGGAGTATTGAAGGGCAGGATAATGTGGATATTAAAGCACAGGTAACAGGATATCTGGAAGCTGTTTATATCAAAGAAGGACAATATGTAAGTAAAGGACAGACCCTTTTCAGAATAAACCCATCGGTATACAACGAACAGGTAAACACCAATGAAGCGGCCTTGAAATCTGCCCTTGCAGCCCAGGAAACAGCAAGACTTGAAGTGGAAAAGCTGAAACCCCTTGTAGAAGGAAAAGTAGTTTCTGATATGCAGTTGAAAACAGCTCAGGCAAGTTATAAGGCAGCATCAGCACAGGTAGCACAGGCACAGTCATCATTAGGGTCATCAAAGATCAATGCTAATTTCACGTATATCAAAGCTCCTGTTAGCGGATATATTGGAAGAATTCCCAACAGAGTAGGAAACCTTATCAGCCCGTCTGATGCATCTCCGTTGACGACCCTTTCAAGTATCAACAGTGTGAATGTATATTTCTCAATGAATGAAGCTGATTTTATTGCTCACAGCAGATCGGCAGCATCAGGAAATACGGCAGAAAATGTAGAGCTTATCCTGGCAGACGGTTCTACGTATGCTCTTAAAGGACAACTGGAAAATGCCAGTGGAAACTTCGACAGGAATACCGGAAGCATCCAGATGAAGGCCGTTTTTCAAAATCCCGATAAATTATTGAGAGCAGGCGGTACAGCAAGAGTAATGATTCACAATGCCCTGAATGGAGTGGTTAAACTTCCCAAAACATCAGTAAAAGATATTCAGGACCGATTTTTTGTCTATAAACTGAATGGTAAGGATAAAGTGAAAATGACTCAGATTACCGTTTCAGGAAGTACATCTCAGGATTACTTTATCAAAGAAGGAGTGAGTGCCGGAGACAGGATTGCCATCAACAGAATTGATGCCCTCACAGATGGAGCACAGGTTGTTGCGACAACAGTTCCTTTGAAATAG
- a CDS encoding efflux RND transporter permease subunit: protein MLKKIIDRPVLATVISLIIVILGIIGLNQLAVTRFPDISPPTITVSGSYPGGNSETVIRSVVTPLEEQINGVEDMEYMKSTASNDGTFSISIIFKQGVNADQAAVNVQNRVQQATPILPQEVVRMGLTTSKQQNSMVLIFNIYTEDNKQYDETFLQNFANINLIPQVKRVKGVGQAMVFGIKDYSMRIWLNPQKMSSYGLEPADVSRAIADHSLESAPGKLGEESDAALEYVIRYKGKKNKPEQYENIIVKNTGSQVIRLKDVARVEFGAISNTGDNLSNGKNAVTVAIMQTTGSNANQIEIGVNKALDQLSKSFPPGIKYTKVMSTKERLDEATGQVKSTLIEAFILVFIVVFIFLQDFRSTIIPAIAVPVAIIGTFFFLLVLGFTINVLTLFALVLAIGIVVDDAIVVVEAVHSNMEGTDLSGREATHKAMSEITGAVISITLVMSAVFIPIGFMSGSAGLFYKQFAYTLAIAIIISAVNALTLTPALCAVFLKNNHSGEGEKSKGFGQRFAVAFNAGFNNMTNRYAKGVRFLIGRKWIAGGLVIAIIGVAGWLMSSTPKSFVPMEDDGFFMYTLSMPPGTALTKTTEVSNKINTILKGVDAVQENTSITGYNLLSNSAGPAYAMGFVKLKPKKERGEIQDIQAVVDMANEKLGVIKEGSVMTFRMPPVEGYGMTNDAEIVLQDRMGRDPQVLKAKADELIGQLMKVPEVAFAYTMFRADYPQMELEVNEDKAKQLGVSISNLLGTVQTYFSGDQSQNFSRFGKFYRVNIKADGVFRMDEQAFNDIFVKNEKGDMVPVNTLITLKKVYGPESVQRYNLYNSLNINVSPKPGVSNGELMGKLEQTLSKLPSDYSYEWTGLSLEEKSAGNQTIAIFGLCLLFVYLLLAAQYESYILPLAVMLSIPTGIVGAFLGIKAIGLDNNIYVQVGLIMLIGLLAKNAILIVEFAIQRRKAGLSILDSALEGAKARLRPIIMTSLAFIVGMIPLMISTGGMASGNKSISTSAAMGMLSGVVLGVFVIPVLYMFFQYLDEKFSTKKKYNTIENQLTNENI, encoded by the coding sequence ATGTTAAAAAAGATAATAGACCGTCCGGTACTGGCGACGGTAATATCCCTGATCATTGTGATTTTAGGAATCATCGGATTAAACCAGCTGGCGGTGACCAGATTCCCGGATATTTCTCCGCCTACCATCACCGTTTCAGGATCGTATCCGGGAGGAAATAGTGAAACCGTAATTCGTTCTGTGGTAACGCCGCTGGAAGAGCAGATCAATGGAGTGGAAGATATGGAGTACATGAAGTCTACTGCAAGTAATGACGGTACATTTTCCATCTCCATTATATTCAAACAGGGAGTGAATGCTGATCAGGCTGCTGTGAATGTACAAAACAGAGTACAGCAGGCCACTCCGATACTTCCGCAAGAAGTTGTGAGAATGGGATTGACTACATCCAAGCAGCAGAACAGTATGGTATTGATTTTCAATATTTATACTGAAGATAATAAACAGTATGATGAAACATTCCTGCAGAACTTTGCAAACATTAACCTGATTCCACAGGTGAAAAGAGTCAAGGGAGTAGGGCAGGCTATGGTCTTCGGGATTAAGGATTATTCCATGAGAATATGGTTGAATCCTCAGAAAATGTCATCTTATGGGCTTGAACCCGCAGATGTTTCCAGAGCAATTGCAGATCACAGTTTAGAATCTGCACCAGGTAAACTTGGTGAAGAGTCAGATGCTGCCTTAGAATATGTAATCCGATATAAAGGAAAAAAGAATAAGCCGGAACAATATGAAAATATTATTGTTAAAAATACCGGAAGCCAGGTCATCAGACTAAAAGATGTTGCCCGTGTAGAATTCGGAGCGATTTCAAATACAGGAGATAACCTTTCCAACGGTAAAAATGCCGTTACTGTAGCGATCATGCAGACTACAGGATCTAATGCCAATCAGATTGAAATAGGTGTGAATAAAGCCCTTGACCAGTTGTCAAAATCATTTCCTCCAGGTATCAAATATACAAAGGTAATGAGTACCAAAGAAAGGCTGGATGAAGCTACAGGACAGGTAAAATCTACTCTGATAGAAGCTTTTATCCTGGTATTTATTGTTGTATTTATCTTCTTACAGGATTTCAGGTCTACCATCATTCCGGCAATAGCCGTTCCGGTAGCAATTATCGGTACATTCTTCTTCCTTCTGGTTTTAGGATTTACCATCAATGTGTTGACTCTTTTTGCCCTTGTACTGGCGATCGGTATTGTCGTCGATGATGCTATTGTAGTTGTAGAAGCTGTTCACAGCAATATGGAAGGGACAGATCTTTCAGGAAGAGAGGCTACACACAAGGCAATGAGTGAGATCACAGGAGCTGTTATTTCCATTACATTGGTGATGTCTGCAGTATTTATTCCAATCGGATTTATGTCAGGTTCTGCAGGATTATTCTATAAGCAGTTTGCCTATACATTAGCAATAGCGATTATTATTTCGGCGGTCAACGCATTGACGTTAACTCCTGCTTTATGTGCAGTATTTTTGAAAAATAATCATTCAGGAGAAGGAGAAAAATCCAAAGGATTCGGACAAAGGTTTGCGGTAGCATTCAATGCCGGATTTAACAATATGACCAACCGTTATGCAAAAGGGGTTCGGTTTTTAATAGGAAGAAAATGGATTGCAGGAGGATTGGTTATCGCAATTATCGGTGTCGCAGGATGGTTAATGTCAAGCACTCCGAAGAGTTTTGTTCCAATGGAAGATGATGGGTTTTTTATGTATACCCTAAGCATGCCGCCGGGAACAGCATTAACCAAAACGACAGAAGTGTCTAATAAGATCAATACCATTTTAAAAGGGGTAGATGCGGTGCAGGAAAATACTTCCATTACTGGATATAACCTGCTTAGCAACAGTGCAGGACCAGCTTACGCAATGGGATTTGTTAAGTTAAAACCTAAAAAAGAAAGAGGTGAAATTCAGGATATTCAGGCTGTTGTAGATATGGCTAACGAAAAACTGGGAGTTATTAAAGAAGGAAGTGTGATGACCTTCAGAATGCCTCCGGTAGAAGGATACGGAATGACTAATGATGCCGAAATTGTCCTTCAGGACCGTATGGGAAGAGATCCTCAGGTTCTTAAAGCCAAAGCAGATGAACTGATTGGTCAGCTGATGAAGGTTCCGGAAGTAGCTTTTGCCTATACCATGTTCAGGGCAGACTATCCGCAAATGGAGCTTGAAGTAAATGAAGATAAAGCCAAACAGCTTGGGGTAAGCATTTCAAATCTGTTGGGAACGGTTCAGACGTATTTCTCCGGAGATCAGTCTCAGAATTTCTCAAGATTCGGGAAGTTCTACAGAGTGAATATTAAGGCTGACGGAGTTTTCAGAATGGATGAACAGGCATTCAATGATATCTTCGTAAAGAATGAAAAGGGAGATATGGTTCCTGTAAATACGCTGATCACTTTGAAAAAAGTCTATGGTCCGGAATCCGTTCAGCGTTATAATCTTTACAACTCATTAAATATCAACGTATCTCCAAAACCAGGAGTCAGTAATGGAGAATTAATGGGAAAACTGGAGCAGACCTTAAGCAAATTACCCTCTGACTACAGTTATGAATGGACAGGATTGAGTCTTGAAGAAAAGTCCGCAGGAAACCAAACCATTGCCATCTTTGGATTGTGTCTGCTTTTTGTATATCTGCTTTTAGCGGCGCAATATGAAAGTTATATTCTGCCTCTTGCGGTAATGCTTTCCATCCCAACGGGTATTGTAGGAGCATTCTTAGGAATAAAAGCGATCGGACTGGATAATAACATCTATGTGCAGGTAGGATTGATTATGCTTATTGGTTTGCTGGCTAAAAATGCGATTCTTATTGTAGAATTTGCCATACAACGGCGAAAAGCAGGTCTTTCGATTCTGGATTCTGCATTGGAAGGAGCAAAGGCGAGATTACGTCCGATTATCATGACCTCATTAGCCTTTATTGTAGGTATGATTCCACTGATGATTTCCACAGGAGGAATGGCCTCAGGAAACAAGTCAATCAGTACAAGTGCGGCAATGGGAATGTTGAGCGGAGTGGTTTTAGGAGTTTTTGTAATTCCTGTACTATACATGTTCTTTCAGTATCTGGATGAGAAATTCTCTACCAAAAAGAAGTATAATACAATAGAAAATCAATTGACAAATGAGAATATTTAA
- a CDS encoding efflux transporter outer membrane subunit codes for MRIFNIKNFLISGAMASLLMSCAVGKKYTRTDLQLPETYKEHVQVTGDTVVLPWKTFFKDPKLIGLIDKALSRNNEVHVALKNIEQLDLIYRQAKLGLMPTLDLTAGANRSWASTNTLNGSLNEQFVGTKYMDDFSAALRLSWEIDIWGKAKMQKESAAAEYFGQKENLNAIKSRIVVQVAQAYYNLISLDEQLKIAEQNIELSNNTLTMMNLQFTAGQINSLAVQQSEAQKKTAELLIPLAKQNISIQENALSILCGEYPTRIEREGNLKTMIPENRLSEGLPAQLLSRRPDLKMAEFNVISLNSKTGLAKAAMYPSISLSPQIGVNSNKFSSWFDIPGSITKAIAANLTAPIFQKKQLKTAYETALIEQEKAAINFKQSVMTAVGEVSDAMAKSKGSSERLQLLEQRTAILDKGINDALKLYKSGMATYLEVITAQNNKLQNDLEAINVTLEKLNAEVDLYRSLGGGVQ; via the coding sequence ATGAGAATATTTAATATAAAGAATTTCCTTATTTCAGGCGCAATGGCATCACTACTGATGTCTTGTGCCGTAGGGAAAAAATATACAAGAACAGATCTTCAGCTTCCTGAAACTTATAAAGAACATGTACAGGTTACAGGAGATACTGTAGTGCTGCCATGGAAGACTTTTTTCAAAGATCCTAAATTGATTGGGTTAATAGATAAAGCCCTTTCAAGAAATAACGAAGTACATGTTGCCCTGAAAAATATTGAACAGCTGGATCTGATTTATAGACAAGCCAAGCTGGGGCTGATGCCAACACTGGATCTCACTGCCGGAGCGAATAGAAGCTGGGCATCCACCAATACCCTGAACGGTTCCCTGAACGAACAATTTGTCGGAACAAAGTATATGGATGATTTCAGCGCTGCACTGAGGCTTTCCTGGGAAATAGACATCTGGGGAAAAGCTAAAATGCAGAAAGAATCTGCTGCTGCAGAATATTTTGGACAGAAGGAAAATTTAAATGCCATTAAAAGCAGGATCGTAGTTCAGGTAGCACAGGCTTATTATAACCTTATCAGTCTGGATGAACAGCTGAAAATAGCTGAACAGAATATTGAACTCAGCAACAACACGCTTACAATGATGAATCTTCAGTTTACGGCCGGACAGATTAACTCATTGGCTGTTCAGCAGTCAGAAGCCCAAAAGAAAACTGCTGAGTTGTTAATCCCTTTGGCAAAACAGAATATTTCTATCCAGGAAAATGCTTTGAGTATTCTTTGTGGAGAATATCCCACCAGAATAGAAAGAGAAGGAAATCTTAAAACAATGATTCCTGAAAATAGATTGTCAGAAGGATTACCAGCCCAACTGCTGAGCCGCAGACCGGATCTGAAAATGGCAGAGTTTAACGTAATCAGCCTGAATTCCAAAACCGGACTGGCAAAAGCAGCCATGTATCCAAGCATCAGTCTGAGCCCACAAATAGGAGTGAATTCCAATAAATTCAGCTCATGGTTTGATATTCCGGGATCTATAACGAAAGCAATTGCAGCAAATCTGACAGCTCCGATTTTTCAGAAAAAACAATTGAAAACCGCCTATGAAACAGCATTAATTGAGCAGGAAAAAGCAGCTATCAATTTTAAACAATCTGTCATGACCGCTGTGGGAGAAGTTTCTGATGCCATGGCCAAATCTAAAGGTTCTTCAGAAAGACTACAGCTTTTGGAACAGAGAACAGCCATTCTTGATAAAGGAATCAATGATGCTCTGAAATTGTATAAAAGCGGTATGGCAACCTATCTGGAAGTAATCACCGCTCAGAATAACAAACTTCAGAATGATCTGGAAGCCATCAACGTTACCCTTGAAAAATTAAATGCTGAGGTTGATCTTTATAGATCGCTTGGAGGAGGAGTACAGTAA
- a CDS encoding DUF4840 domain-containing protein: MKKLTVPRFLITVLMVFVGFTLSSCLNNDSPEIPPVKMDDLKGNYKGKLIIVQGNSKREGVKDFKVKKDTISFAEFPITEIVKTVVKDPAKAEAALKTMGKIKYELQYAAVINTANNVIELTLAPKTMELQIPVDGVNKKTVVEFISKQKGYYVGLDQTLRYALTAEKITVDGTLVTPYEVIDYNFPFCIKN, encoded by the coding sequence ATGAAAAAATTGACAGTACCCCGATTTTTGATAACAGTTTTAATGGTTTTTGTAGGATTTACCTTATCCTCTTGTCTTAATAATGACAGTCCGGAAATTCCGCCTGTAAAAATGGATGACTTAAAAGGAAACTATAAAGGGAAGCTTATAATTGTGCAGGGAAATAGCAAAAGAGAAGGAGTAAAAGATTTTAAAGTAAAGAAAGATACCATCTCATTTGCCGAATTTCCAATTACCGAAATTGTAAAGACGGTAGTGAAAGATCCTGCAAAAGCAGAAGCCGCTTTAAAGACAATGGGCAAAATAAAGTATGAACTTCAATATGCAGCAGTGATTAATACCGCGAATAACGTAATAGAACTTACTTTAGCTCCTAAAACAATGGAACTTCAGATTCCTGTAGATGGTGTTAATAAAAAAACGGTTGTAGAATTCATCTCTAAGCAAAAAGGATATTATGTAGGTCTGGATCAAACACTTAGGTATGCTCTTACAGCAGAAAAAATTACAGTAGATGGTACATTGGTTACTCCTTATGAAGTGATTGACTATAATTTTCCATTCTGTATAAAAAATTAA
- a CDS encoding RNA polymerase sigma factor — MEESKEQILVKHLLKKEEAAWKELFGAYSRNLTYVCSRYLAEKEDVHDVLQNSFIKMFRSIESFEYRGNGSLKAWMTRITVNESLKHIKQKGDFKSAIEVDDLPDMPNEEEPDFEEIPRDDIMMMIRSLPEGYRTVFNLFVFEKKSHKEIAGVLGIAENSSASQFHRAKGLLVQKIKEFKMSKKAQYE; from the coding sequence ATGGAAGAAAGTAAAGAACAGATTTTGGTAAAGCACCTTCTGAAGAAGGAGGAAGCTGCCTGGAAAGAGCTTTTTGGAGCTTATTCCAGAAATCTGACCTATGTATGCTCCCGTTATCTGGCAGAAAAAGAAGATGTTCATGATGTACTTCAAAACAGCTTTATCAAAATGTTCCGTTCGATAGAATCTTTTGAGTACAGGGGAAATGGTTCTTTAAAAGCCTGGATGACCCGTATTACAGTCAATGAATCTTTGAAGCACATTAAACAGAAAGGAGATTTTAAATCAGCCATTGAAGTAGATGATCTTCCGGATATGCCTAATGAAGAAGAACCGGATTTTGAAGAGATTCCCCGTGATGATATTATGATGATGATCAGATCTCTTCCTGAAGGATACAGAACTGTTTTTAACCTGTTTGTATTTGAGAAAAAAAGCCATAAAGAGATTGCCGGAGTATTGGGAATTGCAGAAAATTCTTCTGCATCACAGTTTCACCGTGCAAAAGGACTGCTTGTTCAGAAAATAAAAGAATTTAAAATGTCAAAAAAAGCACAATATGAATAA